Below is a window of Nicotiana tabacum cultivar K326 chromosome 19, ASM71507v2, whole genome shotgun sequence DNA.
cagacttttgtatagagctacatagattatagcagcttgtgacttagtgatattccgggtcttgggaaattattttgtgtatgccgagtggtactactcttggctatttaaaatatactatttatcttaaaaaaatattgtgttttctttatattttccgcaaatgttaggcttacctagtcgtaaagactaggtgccatcacgacaccttacacagagggttaatttgggtcgtgacacaaactcTTCAATATAAAGGGCTCTTTGATGTACGTTGTAATCACCAATTTAATgaatttttctttagaagtattcTTCTTCAGGTAATGCTCTCTCTTCCTTGAATTTGAATGTCACACCAAATCCTGTCTATATCActatctccttttttttttataaatatattttatttattggatAGCCTAGTCTATATCCACAGCTGACGTGACTCCCTACCGACGTCTTTCCTTTCATATAATATACGGCTGAGTGACTTCGTAACCTCaatgtaatattttttttcttactgTAGCATAGGCCTTCGTTGGGCTTTCGTCCCTTCGCCTATGGACGGCGGTTTGACTTCGCTATCGCTCATGACTTGGTATATAGCCGTGTAGTTATCGTCACAAAATACATTATGTGTCGCGTACTATCTGATGGTTGACACCAATCCTGTTCAAAAGTGATGACTCACTTTGATTTATTTTCATGAATTCATAAGCATTTATCATAcccttttaagtttttttttccaCTTCATATCATTCGTAGATGCTCATCTGTTATTCAAATGCAGGGATCGATGATAATCCGAGGTTTACTAGGAGCTAAAATAGAGGAAGCTCGAAGCTTAGCTATGGcgatggaagaagaagaagaatcgagggaagagaagagagaagaagagagACTCTATGTGAAGATTGTAATTGTTATTATGATATTTCAATTGTAATACAATCACATATATGTAAACAAAAATGAGCTATAATGAAAGATTCTTTTTAACTACTTCTCAACTAACTCTAACTAACTTTTGGCTCCCTAACTAACTTCCGAAACTAACCACTAACTGTCACTCTTCTTTACTAAATCCAGCTCACTTATATTATTAATACATCACTAATCACAATTTGTATAACAGTACATCCCCACAAAAGAGATTCTTGTCCTCAAAGATCAAAGTGAGGAAATCGAATTTTAAGCTCATTGTAGTATTCCCATGTAGCATCATCAGCTGGTATGCCCTTCCATTTAACGAGCACTTGTGCCACAACTTATTCCCCCTTTTCACCATCCTTCTCTATAAAACCAACTCCTATTCAGGGCATTGAGGGTAAGCAATGCCGACTACTGGAGGATAAGAGATATGATCAGGAATAGCATGACACTTTTTCAGCAAAGACACATGGACAATTAGATGGATTTTGACTGATGCTGGAAGTAAAAGTGTATAGGGACAGAACCTATACTCTTGGTCACCTGAAATGGTCTATTGAACTTAGCAGCTAGTTTCTGGTATGGCTGAGAAGATATGGTTGTCTGCTTATAGGGTTGAACTTTCAAATACATCCAATCTCCAACTTGGAAGGATCTGTCACTCATGTGTTTGTCAGCCTCATTCTTCATTCTTAGCTGGGCTCTAGATAAATGATGTTTGAGGAGTTGAAGTTTGAGTTCCCCACTAGTGAGAATGTTGTCCACTTCACTTGCAGCAGATTCACCAGGAATGTATGGAAGATGTATAAGAGGGGCCTGCCATATAAAGCTTCAAATGGGGTGGTATGGATGGCTGAATGATAGTTGGTATTGTACCAATATTAAGCTATAGGAAGATAGGATAGCCAGCCAGTAGGATCTTCTACACAAAAACATCTGAGATAAGTTTCAAGGCATCTGTTTACCACTTCTGTTTGACTATCAGATTGTGGGTGGTAGGCTGATGACATATTGAGTTGTACACTTGTACTCCTTGTAAAGCAAATATCTCCTGCCAAAAATTGCTCAAGAACACCGTATCTTTGTCGCTGGTTATGGCTTCAGGAAAACCATGTAATTTCACaatgttatctaagaaggtctgaGCCACTGTATGTGCGGTATAAGGGTGTTTCAAGGTAAGGAAGTGAGCATACTTGCTCAACATCTCTACAACTACCATGATAACTTCATACCCTTTAACCTTTGGTAAACCATCAATGAAATCCATGCTAATTTGAGACCAAATAGTGTCAGGTATGGGTAAAGGTGATAATAGACAAGGTGAAGTTGCTAGGTCATCCTTGTTCTTTTGACACACATCACAGACTTGTACATAAGCTTTGACATACTTCACGAGGTCCTTCCAATAGAACAATGTTTGTAACCGTTTGAGGGTAGCTTCTACTCCTGAGTGACCACCATGTAGGGTGTTGTGCCAATACGATATGATAGTCTACCTGATGGATCCTTTGCCTACAACTAGTTTACCTTTCCTTCTTAGCTGCATATGGGATCAAGTGTACTAAGGGTGTTTGGTGGAATCTGCCTGTAACTCTTCAATTAGCTTCTTCACCTCTGGATCCTGATCCCAGCTGGAAATAATGGACTGTAGCATCTCAGAAGTTTGATGGAAAACCACTAAGGCTAATAGTTCAGCACCACTAATTTTGGAGAGTGCATCAGCCACTTTGTTTTCTACTCCTTTCTTATACTCTATGACATAATCAAAGGGCATGAGTTTAGTTAGCCACCTCAGTTGAGTATTGGTGTGAATTTTCTGCTTCATCAGGAATTTCAAACCTTTTTGATCAGTTCTAATTATGAATCTTTGCCAAATAAGTATTGAGACTACTTCATTACTGCATGTCCAATAACAAGGAGTTTTCTATCATATACAAACATAAGAGTTTTCTTCTGAGATAAAGCCTTGCTAAGGAAGGCAATGGGGTGGCCCTACTGCATTAGTACTGCTCCAATGCCATATCCACTAGCATCAGTCTCAACCACAAAAGTTTTGGTGAAGTCAGGTAGAGCTAAGACAGGAGCTTGAGTTAGTGCCTTCTTTAGCTCATTAAATGCCTTAGTAGCCTGTGATGACCATATGAAACCTTCCTTCTTTAAGAGGCCAGTTAGTGGTCGACTAATGATACCAAAGCTTCTGATGAATCTTCTGTAATAGCCTGGTAATCCCAAGAACCCTCCTAACTATTTAAGGGTAGTAGGAATGAGCCAATTATGTATAGCTATGATCTTCTGAGAGTCTATTGGTACACCTTCAACAGTGATGAAATGCCCCAGGTATTCAATCATTTGAactccaaaaatatatttactcCTTTTTGCAAATAACTGATGCCTCCTCATTTCTTCAAAGATCAATTGCAAGTGTTGTAGATGATCTTGTATACTCTTGCtatatatcaagatatcatcaaagaAAACTAGAGCAAATTTCCTCAAAAATTGATGGAACACAGAGTTCATAGGACCTTGGAAGGTAGCTGGTGCATTGGATAAGCCAAAAGGCATAACAAGGTACTCATAATGACCCGAATGAGTCctaaaagctgttttagggatgCCATCAATAACCATTCTTAGCTGATGATAGCCTAATATGAggtaaattttagaaaaaaatttcTGAACCACCTAGTCATCCAACAAATCTTTCACAATGGGAATTGGGAATTTGTTCTTGATAATCTGTTTATTTAGATCCCTGTTGTTACACcttgtgcgtcccaaggtgacatATAATGAATAtaagacttgttaatcatgatttaagtgagtttaaagtcataatatgactatatatgaggtttggataaaaaatataaagtttggaaaaaattgaATTAAAGTTTCGGAAAAACtaactaaggatttgccttgtaaaaaagctttttgagaaatatatttcgtgtgctatatgaggtctttttggtacatattatataccaaattgaaggtcttggaatataGTTTTCAACGCTCATAACCGTTCATTCATAGACACCcggataaaaagttataagcATTGGAAGAAGGCCCAAtcatagggtgccaagtagcacctttttgacttttaaaaaaaatgggatTTTTACATCCCATCTCGCCTCTTTCTCCATTTTTCCAGAGAGCTCacccaaataacacccctaaccTTACCCTTAATCTCTCTACAAGAGCTTCAAATTagattattgtcacgacccgaattttccaccttcggaccgtgatggcgcctaacatttcacttgctaggcaagccaacgttagaataatattaaccatttttaaaataatttttaaatttattaataataaggaagcaaatgcggaagcaattttgaaataacccataataataacggtgtctaaataccatcccagaattggtgtcacaagtgcatgagcttctagaataaatacaaataaaggtctaaataaaataaaactgtctggaaataaacacacaactaaagtacaatagacggagacttcagaactgcgaacgccatgcagtgcagagtgtagtatcagtacaaccgaccccatgtactggtaagtgttgagcctaacctcgatgaagtagtgacgaggctaaggcggttaaCTTACATTAatctgtacgcaatattagtaacaacaacaataatataaataaatcaggtaattcatttataataattgaaggcaactcagcagtcataaccaattatcatttccattaattctgttgtagcgtgcaacccgctctcacaatatattcacattcaattctgttgcagcgtgtaacacgctcctccaatatattcattttaatcaagtctgttatatatttatttcaatcaagtatatatatagactttttcataagtctattgcggtgtgtaacccgatcctccaatattaacttttcataagtctgttgcggcgtgcaacccgatcctccaatattaacttttcataagtctgttgcggcgtgcaacccgatcctccaatattaacttttcacAAGTGTGTTGCGGCATGCAAACCGATCCACCAATATTCcgtttcaatcaattcttatagaagaaatttttccaataaatgcaacaattaatataaaattataagacaacaagtatacaataattataatttaattatgaaacaaacaatgacaattaaCAATTGATTATAGaaatcaaggagaaaataggcagtttaatatttgatatgctaaatgtcaaataacaattaaaatacataattcaaatagcatataacaattaatgcaggaattcaagaatttatattttcacaaggaataagagagaaacaattattatggtgattaatttatgattaaaaatattttataattttttaagaaagcaggcaaacaattaatttgacgacatatagacactcgtcacctcgcctatacgtcgtttacatgcaattcacataacaaataatttaagggttctattccctcaagtcaaggttaaccccgacacttacctcgctttacaaattccaatcaattatttaaccacaactttttcttttaaatttgcctccgaaagcttcaaatctattcacaaacaattcaatatattcaatactaatcatatgaattaatttcatatgaatttacaaatttttcagataaaaatccgaaattcattaaaatattcggcagtgggacccatgtctcaaatcccgaaaaactCGCGAAATACGAACACCtgtttcgatacgagttcaaccataccaaatttgtctaattccgatatcaaatggactttcaaatcttaatttttcatttttgaaagattttttaaaaatctgatttttcttccataaatttacggattcatgatataaatgactATGAAATCATGAAGTACaattaatataggataaggaacacttatcccaatattttcccgtaaaaatcgcccaaaattcgccttacccgagctcaaaaatgggaaagaatttaaaatgggtcgaaaccccatttccagaacttaagttctatttctgggatttttacccttcgcgaacgcggtcagtgcctcgcgttcgcgaagaacaattatGTACTGtcaaattttactcttcgcgaacgcgagggctacctcgcgaacgcgatgcatgcttggcttggccttcgcgaacgcgaaggctaatttttCCTGGCCAGTCTCTTTTCCTTCGCGAAAGCGAGGCTTTTATCGCGAAggcgaagctttgaacctcaagccttcaCGAATGCAGTCACTATggtgcgaacgcgaagcacaaaatgtgccagccCAATTTGCTCTtggcgttcgcgagagtaccttcgcgaacgcgaagaagtacacaccagaagcctgaagtctgcagaaaaccagatttcccaagtccgaaatcatcccgtagcctatccgaaactcacctgatccctcggggctccaaaccaaatatgcaaacaagttctaaaacatcatacaaacttgctcgggtgatcgaatcgccaaaataacacctagagctatgaatcggacaccaaatcaaaggaaattttcaagaaaactttaaaacttatatttttacaaccggacgttcgaatcacgtcaaatcaacttctattctcaccaaattcggcagacaagtcataaatattatagtggacctataccgggctccaaaatcaaaatacagacccgaggtcaataaatccaacataagtaatttcttagaaatcattaagctttcaagctttaaatttttcatcaaaattccataactcgggctagggatctcggaattcgattccgggcatacgcccaagtcccaaatcacgataaggacctaccaaaattttcaaaacactgatccgggtgcGTTTGctcttagttgagttttaaagctctatttcccatttaatccatttttcacatacaaactttccggaaaattatacggactgcgcacgcaagtagagaaatgataaatggtgctttttgaggtcttagaatacaaaattacttattaaatttaaatatgacattttgggccatcacattctccacctctaaaacaaacgttcgtcctcgaacggagttagaaaaaagtacctgagctggggaaaaggtgtggatatttactctgcatgtccaactcggactcccaggtagatgcctctaccgactAACCTGTCCACTGCACCCGAATTGAagaataactcttagacctcaactgtcggacctgctgggctagaatagccaccggctcctcctcgtaagtcaaatctttgtccaattggactgagatgaaatctaacacatgggacggatcaccatgatattttcggagcatagacacatggaacaccggatgaaccgctgataaactaggtggtaatgcaagcctgtaagctacttcacccaccctttcaagaatttcaaagggtccgatatacctagggctcaacttgcccttctttccgaacctcattacacctttcataggtgaaacccggagcaatatttgttctccaaccatgaatgcaatatcacgaactttatgaTCGGCATAAcgcttttgcctagactgagctgtgcaaagtcgatcctgaataatcttgaccttatccaaggcatcctgtaccaaatcggtacccaacaatcgagcctctcccggttcaaaccaaccaactggcgattggcatcgccttccgtataatgcctcatatggagctatctgaatgctcgactggtagctattattataagcaaactccgcaagtggtaagaaatgatcccaagaacctccaaagtctataacacaagcgcgaagcatatcttccaatatctgaatagtgcgctctgactgtccgtctgtctgtggatgaaatgttgtactcaactccacccgcgtgcctaactcacgctgtacagccctccagaaatgtgaggtaaactgcgtacctcgatctgaaataatagacatgggcacaccgtgaaagcagacaatctcacgaatgcAAATTTCAGCTAaactctctgaagaataggtaactgccactggaatgaaatggggtgacttggtcaacctatccacaatgacccaaactgcgtcaaattttctctgtgTCTGTGGAagaccaacaacaaaatccatagtgatacgttcccacttccactcaggaatttctaacttctgaagtaaaccactaggtctttgatgctcgtacttaacttgctgacaattcagacaccgagctatatgtgcaactatatcctttttcattctcctccaccaataatatttccacaaatcttgatacattttagcggaatctggatgaatagaatacctggaaccgtgtgcctcttcaagaattaattcacgaagcccatccacattaggcatacaaatacggccctgcattcgcagaactccatcttcccccacaacaacctgtttggcatcaccgtgccgcaccgtgtccttaaggacaagtaaatgaggatcatcattctgcctctctctgatgcgctcatataaagaaggtcgagcgactgtacaagctagaacccgactgggttctgaaacatataacctcacaaactgattagccaaattCTGAACATCTGcaactaatggcctctcaccaaccggaatatacgcaagattGCTCATACTCAcgacctttctactcaaagtatcgtccaccacattggcctttccggggtgatacaaaatggtgatattatagtctttcaacaactccaaccatcttctctgcctcaaattaagatctttttgtttgaacagatactgaaggctacgatgatcagtaaatacctcacacgagacaccgtagaggtagtgcctccaaatcttcagtgcatgagcaatggctgccaattctaagtcatgaacaggataattcttctcgtgaacttcaactgccgtgatgcatatgcaattacctggCCATTTTGCATTAAtaccgcaccaagcccaatgtgagaagtgtcacaatataccgtatacgatcctgagcctgtgggtaataccaatactggcgtcgtagtcaaaggggtcttgagcttctcaaagctcaactcacactcgtctgaccatctgaatggaacacccttttgggttagtctggtcaatgggcttgctatagatgaaaacccttccatgaaccgacgataataacctgccaaacccaggaaactccggatctctgtaatcgaagtaggtctaggccaattctaaacagccacaatcttcttaggatccacctttatgccttctgccgatacaacatgtcccaaaaaggcaactgagtctaaccaaaactcacattttgaaaatttggcatataactgattattctttaaggtgtgaagcacacttcgaagatgctgctcatgctcctctcgactgctggagtaaatcaagatatcattaatgaatacaaccacaaaagaatccaaataaggcttgaacacctgattcatcaaatctataaatgctgctggagcatttgtcaacccaaatgacattactaggaactcgtaatgcctataccgagtcggaaaagctgtcttagggacatcagataccctaatcttcaactgatggtaaccatatCTCAATtcaattttcgaaaataccttggcacctgaagctgatcaaataagtcatcaattcttggcagcggatatttgtttttgataatggccttgttcaactgccgatagtctatacacatccgcatcgagccatcttccttctttacaaataataatGGTGTACCTCAGGGTGAGACactggtctaatgaatccctgatcaagcaagtcttgtaactgctctttcaattctttcaactctggcggggccatacggtatggtggaatagaaatgggctaagtgcccggagccaaatcaatacagaagtcaatatctctgtcgggtggcatccccggcagatctacaggaaatacttctgaaaactcactaacaactggtactgagtccatagaagggacatccacACTTAGATTGCGAATACAAGttaaataggctagacaccctttctctaccatacgccgagctttcatataagaaataaccctgctggcagaatggtcaggagttcctttccactctaaccgaggtaaccccgacatAGCTAGGATCACTgacttggcatgacagtccaatatagcatgataaggagacagccaatccatacccaagatgatatcaaaatctaccatatcaagaagtagaagatccacactagttttaagattaccaatagtaaccacacacgaacggtagacatgatctactaccacagagtctcccacctatgtagatacacacacagaagcactcagagaatcacaaggcacaaccaaatataaagcaaaataggaggacacataggaataagtagatcctggatcaaatagaactgaagcatctctatggcaaactggaataatacctgtgatcacagcatcagatgactcggcctcagacctagctggaaaagcataaaatcggggatgggccccaccactctgaactgcatctctaggacggcctctaactggctggcctccacctctaatggtctgacctccacctctaatggcctgaactccacctctaactacctgacccctacccctacctctgagcaggcggtgaagcaaccggtgccggtatgatggcacgagaatcttgctgagatatgttactcgccaatctagggcaatacctcctgatgtgactaatgttcccacactcataacacccatcctgatgccgtggctgctgaagctgaagctgacccagatgggccgaataaccactgtagtaactctggagtggtggtgcactgataggagttgaatgtgcactgaatactggctgcccagagtaaggcataataggaccgtgactccctgaagcaccgggagatacatgaagtgctgaatgaagcggtctgggaggatgacccctaccaaaattaccccggcctccaaacgaggcagcactgtaaccaccgaactgacgaggcctctaaTCGGACCTCTAccctctttcctgtgcaagaaccatttCGATCCTTCTTGTGACATTAGCAGCcacctaaaaagaaatctcacttccggtctccttggccatctaaagtctgatagggtgagtgagtcccacaatgaacctcctcactctctctccctccgtaagtagtaaaaggagagcatgacgggccaaatccacaaaacgggactcccCCAGCCTGtaagacggctggtgccactagaaatgtaccattctgggccacaccctctgtaagactcaccaatcggactagggcttcctgaagcactggagtggctatgaatccttcggggacctgaactggtccaacttgTACATTAtgaactgggacctcctcctgaaAGTCTAtctgaggttcttcaacaggtacaactgctcgagctctagactgagctctacctcggcctctgcctcggcctctagcacgacctcggccttgacctctacccctggccatagttgccaccgggggttctggtccctgtccatcggtagtggtattacgtgttctcaccatctgcgagagaataagagtagaatggttcaatcattgatgatagaataaaatcgcacgacaggatAAGAAATGAGtaatattgttcctaaacttcatagcctctgagagataagtacagacgtctccgtaccgatccttcagactctactaagcttgcttatgactcgtgagacctatgtaacctagtgctctgataccaactgtcacgacccaaatttcccacgttcggaccgtgatggcgcctaacatttcacttgctaggcaagccagcgttagaataatattaaccgtttttaaaacaatttttaaa
It encodes the following:
- the LOC142173735 gene encoding uncharacterized protein LOC142173735; this translates as MDFIDGLPKVKGYEVIMVVVEMLSNHNQRQRYGVLEQFLAGDICFTRSTSVQLNMSSAYHPQSDSQTEVAPLIHLPYIPGESAASEVDNILTSGELKLQLLKHHLSRAQLRMKNEADKHMSDRSFQVGDWMYLKVQPYKQTTISSQPYQKLAAKFNRPFQVTKSIGSVPIHFYFQHQSKSI